The following DNA comes from Halobacillus litoralis.
AGAAGTAAAAGGGCTGGGACGTCCTGTGTTTCGGATTGTGACTTTCGGCGCCTTCCTGAGCTGGATCCTAGGTTCTCTGGCCGCTCATTATGTCGCGGGGTTAGCGTGGCCAGTAGCCTTTACTATCGGAGGGCTATTCATCGTTACAGGTCCTACGGTCATTATGCCATTGTTGAGGCAGGCGAAGCTTAAGCCAAGACCTGCGAAGATTTTAAAATGGGAAGGCATTATTGTAGATCCGATTGGGGCTTTACTGGCGGTCTTCGCTTTTGAAATCATCGTTTTCTTCATGGGCAGTAATGTGGATCCATCTTCATTGCTTTTATTCTTCCTGGCTTCAGCTTTTGCTGTGTTCTTAGGTTGGGTTTGCGGAAAAGGTGTCGGTTGGATGTTCGAAACCGGCTATGTGCCAGAATTTTTGAAGTCACCTGTTGTCTTCGCTGTTGTTATCGCGTGCTTTACAGTAGCAGATGAAATCATGCATGAGACCGGGTTATTGTCCGTTACAGCCATGGGGATGACACTTGCTAATATGCACATTTCATCCATAGCTGATATGAGGCATTTCAAGGAGAATATATCTCTGCTATTGATTTCTACGATTTTCGTCATGTTAACGGCATCCCTGACTGTAGAAACACTTGTAGAGATTTTCAATTTCCAAATAATCGGCTTCGTAGCTTTGATGTTATTTATCGTCAGGCCTTTGTCGATCTTCCTTTCTACAATAGGAACGGATTTATCGAAGGCTGAGAAATTACTGGTTGGTTGGATAGCCCCACGTGGAATCGTAGCTCTGACCGTAGCTAGTTATTTTGCCAGTGTGCTGGCAGCTGAAGGGTTTGAAGATGCTTATATCCTCATTTCTCTTACCTTCGCCCTTGTGTTTACAACCGTTGTTGCACACGGTTTCTCAATAGGATGGCTGGCTAAAAAGTTAGGATTATCGATGGAGGGTCCTCCCGGAGTTTTAATCGCCGGTGGAAGTGCTTTTTCCACAGGCTTAGCGAAAACACTGGAAGAGCTGAAAACCCCTGTACTGCTGACCGATTCTTCGTGGCAGCGCTTATCGCGGGCACGATCTAGAGGGATTGAATCCTATCATGGGGAAATCTTATCCGAACAAACCGAATATTATTTAGATATGACACCTTATGAATATCTGATCGCAGCCACTGAGTTAGATTCCTACAATGCTCTTGTTTGTACGACATTTGTTCCTGAGTTCGGAAGGAACAATTCATTCCAACTGAGCTTGAGTAACAGGGAAGGGGATAATTTAGAGGACCTCGTTCACACCATTGGCGGAAGAGTCTTATTCCAAGAAGGCGCTTCATGGGAAGAGTTGAATGCGAGGGTTGAAAATGGTTATGTATTCCGTAAGACGAACATAACCGAGCAATATACATTCAAGAAATATTTAGAGAATATTGATGAACACTCCCTCTTGCTGTTTGCTAAAAGGTATTCGGGAAAAATTGACTTCTTCACCCCAGAAACAGAGTATAGGGCTGATAGTGGCGATGTCATTGTGTCACTGATGCCACCTAGTAAGGAATTTGAGAAGATTCAGGAGAAACTCGAAGGTCAAAGGAAAGACCAGGAGAACAAGAAGTCTAAATGACAAAAGACAGGGCTGGGTCTATACACTTACTGCCACTGGAAAAGACGAACAATAAGGTAGAATGGATTAAATGTTGCTGAGCGGCGTATGCATATATTGCTTCATAAAGAAAACCCGAACGAAAAAATTCGTTCGGGTTTTTTAGCGAGAAAATTCTTTTGTCACAGCCTCGTCTTTTGTTTTAGGTATTGCAAAGTGATGGCCCGTGGAGTTACTTCTCAGCCTCAGCCAGTTTCTTATTCAATTCTTTCAATTCTTCTTCCATACTAGCTAGTTGTTTTTCAGCGTTTTGTATATTTCCACCTGCTGCTTCCAGTTTATCTAAATCCCCTTGAATGCGAATATAATCGGACTTTAAAAATGCGATTTGATCCTGGATTTCTTTCTTAGTCATGGATAATCCTTCCTTTCACTATTGTTCAACATTGTGCAAAGACGTATAATATAAGAAACTATATTTTGAATTTTAACAAAAAAGCGGTGTTGTGCAAAAAGAAAAGGGGGGATGAAAGGATGACTATGATCTGCGAGAAAGACCCAATCAAGTTCTATGCGCATGTAGAATCACTACTCATGGATCGTGAAGCAGAAAACAATCTACCATTAGGCCTGTTGGAACGAATGAAAGACTCAAGCTTCGATGGTGAGTACTTTCTAGTCCATATGCAGAAATCAGATAATAGTATGTTCATGTCTATGAGAACACCTCCTCATCTGTGGATCCTTCCTTCGTTGATTAACTTGGATCCAGAGCATCTGAGAGAATTTGCACGATATTTACATAAGCATCACTATGAGGTGCCAGGCGTTCTTGGAGAACGGACGGCCGTAAAATGGTTTATTGACGAATGGCATGAACTCACTAAGCAGAAATATGACTTACATATGGAACAAGGGATTTACCGCCTAGATAAGTTGAAACCGATTGCTGAACAGTCAGGTGAATTGGTCAAAGCAGATCAGACTCACAAGGAACTTGCAGAGGAATGGATGCGCCAATTTAGCAGAGAAACGAATGAACCGGATTTGTATGAACGTGCATCTGAATTGGTAAATGAGATGATTGAAACGGGTCGCTTGTATTTATGGAGTATGGAGGGGAAACCTGTCTCCATGGTGAGCAGGGCCAGAACGACAAAGAATGGAGCTAC
Coding sequences within:
- a CDS encoding GNAT family N-acetyltransferase — protein: MTMICEKDPIKFYAHVESLLMDREAENNLPLGLLERMKDSSFDGEYFLVHMQKSDNSMFMSMRTPPHLWILPSLINLDPEHLREFARYLHKHHYEVPGVLGERTAVKWFIDEWHELTKQKYDLHMEQGIYRLDKLKPIAEQSGELVKADQTHKELAEEWMRQFSRETNEPDLYERASELVNEMIETGRLYLWSMEGKPVSMVSRARTTKNGATINSVFTPDEYKRNGYASQAVWHLTGRLLTMGYKFCALYTDLANPTSNSIYQKLGYKRVGDSVVYKFRK
- a CDS encoding SE1832 family protein; this encodes MTKKEIQDQIAFLKSDYIRIQGDLDKLEAAGGNIQNAEKQLASMEEELKELNKKLAEAEK
- a CDS encoding cation:proton antiporter, which produces MIDSLLLQFMLIGFLGVGSQWVAWRFRLPAIVIMSITGLLAGPVFGLMNPEQDFGDLYSPIISLAVAVILFEGSLNLDFKEVKGLGRPVFRIVTFGAFLSWILGSLAAHYVAGLAWPVAFTIGGLFIVTGPTVIMPLLRQAKLKPRPAKILKWEGIIVDPIGALLAVFAFEIIVFFMGSNVDPSSLLLFFLASAFAVFLGWVCGKGVGWMFETGYVPEFLKSPVVFAVVIACFTVADEIMHETGLLSVTAMGMTLANMHISSIADMRHFKENISLLLISTIFVMLTASLTVETLVEIFNFQIIGFVALMLFIVRPLSIFLSTIGTDLSKAEKLLVGWIAPRGIVALTVASYFASVLAAEGFEDAYILISLTFALVFTTVVAHGFSIGWLAKKLGLSMEGPPGVLIAGGSAFSTGLAKTLEELKTPVLLTDSSWQRLSRARSRGIESYHGEILSEQTEYYLDMTPYEYLIAATELDSYNALVCTTFVPEFGRNNSFQLSLSNREGDNLEDLVHTIGGRVLFQEGASWEELNARVENGYVFRKTNITEQYTFKKYLENIDEHSLLLFAKRYSGKIDFFTPETEYRADSGDVIVSLMPPSKEFEKIQEKLEGQRKDQENKKSK